One stretch of Nitrosococcus watsonii C-113 DNA includes these proteins:
- a CDS encoding phosphomannomutase/phosphoglucomutase, translating into MAFLTTGFIFVGLALLFYQHWLLSSGQQFRKLIQLETQRQAVAVHAKIRSYAETLTSMARNPVLLRLVENQDKRLLRLKEQELKYAFPGAIGVRILPPGINDIDKQATPPLSYSSLALLRAAEESSGATLAEIHLLGHSGQYVAMAHRLLSPDGEVAGVLFLTLEPSVFTKALSQPGLAGGYLELRQGAKQQQAFASYGNRQLASTPPQGLIPIEGSRWQLAYWAPIQERGENTHLIFWGGLIFGLLALGLIFYARDRLFARFLREDLMTLVNLVRDLQRSQLQGRYKIHLPAFKGAAAVIQRMASDKQVTGETIAPGMAFREDAFSDEDFQTAESMKVKEQPLKQSGRIAPSIFKAYDIRGVVGKTLTPESVYEIGRAIGSEARAQSQQNIIVGRDGRLSGPELAHKLIEGLRATGCDVVDIGVVPTPLLYFAAQYLSTGSGVMLTGSHNPPDYNGMKIMLRGETLALEAIQALRRRIEAEDYTRGAGDLQTVDVVPDYIERVTSDVKLTRPLKIVVDCGNGAAGEVAPRLFRALGSEVSELYCEIDGQFPHHHPDPSQAENLEDLIAKVKATGADLGLAFDGDGDRLGVIDSQGHIIWPDRQLMLYAMDVLSRHPGATILYDIKCSRHLDQVITEYGGSPLMWKTGHSLIKAKMRETGALLAGEMSGHLFFKERWFGFDDALYAGARLLEILAADTRSSGEIFAALPNGVSTPELRIEMAEGEHFQFMEKLLHQAEFPEAAVTTIDGLRVDFEEGWGLVRPSNTTPCLVLRFEANDAEALERIEDNFRRLLLEVDPSLILPF; encoded by the coding sequence GTGGCTTTTTTAACCACGGGATTTATTTTTGTGGGTTTGGCGCTGCTTTTCTACCAACATTGGTTACTTTCTTCTGGGCAACAATTTAGGAAATTGATTCAATTAGAGACTCAGCGCCAGGCAGTGGCCGTACACGCAAAAATCCGCTCCTATGCTGAAACTCTCACCTCCATGGCACGTAATCCCGTACTTTTACGATTAGTCGAGAATCAAGATAAACGATTATTGCGACTCAAGGAGCAAGAACTGAAATACGCTTTTCCTGGAGCGATAGGCGTTCGGATTTTACCACCAGGGATAAATGACATTGATAAACAGGCAACGCCACCCCTAAGTTATTCAAGCCTAGCCCTGTTGCGGGCGGCAGAAGAGAGCAGTGGGGCAACGCTTGCGGAAATACACTTGTTAGGCCACTCGGGACAATATGTGGCTATGGCCCACCGCCTCCTCTCACCAGATGGAGAGGTTGCAGGCGTTTTGTTCCTAACCCTTGAGCCTAGTGTATTTACAAAAGCTCTAAGCCAGCCGGGTTTAGCAGGCGGTTACCTGGAATTACGCCAGGGTGCGAAGCAGCAGCAGGCATTTGCTAGCTATGGAAATAGGCAATTAGCAAGCACTCCTCCCCAAGGGCTTATCCCTATTGAAGGTAGTCGTTGGCAATTGGCCTATTGGGCACCTATCCAAGAGAGAGGAGAAAACACTCATCTTATCTTTTGGGGAGGATTGATTTTTGGATTGCTGGCACTAGGCCTGATTTTTTATGCTCGAGATCGGCTATTTGCACGTTTTTTGCGGGAAGATTTGATGACCTTAGTGAATTTGGTCCGTGACTTACAAAGAAGCCAGCTACAGGGCCGCTATAAAATCCATTTACCCGCTTTTAAGGGAGCAGCAGCCGTCATCCAGCGTATGGCCTCGGACAAACAGGTCACAGGAGAAACCATCGCCCCCGGGATGGCTTTCAGGGAAGATGCCTTCAGTGATGAGGATTTTCAAACAGCAGAGAGCATGAAAGTGAAAGAACAGCCCCTTAAACAGAGCGGCCGCATCGCCCCCTCTATTTTTAAAGCCTATGATATTCGCGGTGTGGTAGGAAAAACACTCACACCGGAGAGTGTATATGAAATTGGGCGCGCCATTGGTAGCGAGGCCCGTGCGCAAAGCCAGCAAAATATTATCGTGGGTCGAGATGGTCGCCTTTCTGGTCCCGAATTAGCCCATAAACTTATCGAGGGACTTCGAGCAACGGGCTGTGATGTAGTCGACATTGGCGTGGTGCCGACTCCGCTGCTGTATTTTGCCGCGCAATATCTAAGTACCGGCTCAGGGGTGATGCTAACGGGAAGCCATAATCCCCCTGACTATAACGGTATGAAAATTATGCTGCGCGGCGAGACACTTGCACTAGAGGCCATTCAGGCTTTGCGGCGTCGAATCGAAGCAGAGGATTATACCCGTGGCGCGGGTGATTTACAGACAGTGGATGTGGTCCCTGATTACATCGAGCGGGTAACTAGCGATGTGAAACTTACCCGTCCCTTAAAAATTGTAGTGGACTGCGGCAATGGGGCCGCTGGCGAAGTCGCCCCTCGCCTATTCCGAGCGCTTGGCAGTGAAGTTAGCGAATTATATTGCGAGATTGACGGTCAATTTCCTCACCACCATCCTGATCCGAGTCAAGCAGAAAATTTAGAAGATTTGATCGCCAAGGTAAAAGCAACGGGTGCAGATTTAGGGCTGGCTTTTGATGGTGATGGTGATCGGTTGGGGGTAATTGATTCTCAGGGCCATATTATTTGGCCTGATCGCCAGCTGATGCTTTATGCCATGGATGTCCTTTCCCGGCATCCAGGGGCTACCATCCTTTATGATATCAAATGCTCCCGTCATTTAGATCAGGTTATTACTGAATATGGAGGCAGCCCGTTGATGTGGAAAACGGGGCACTCCCTTATTAAAGCCAAGATGAGAGAGACCGGTGCCCTTTTAGCAGGCGAAATGAGCGGTCATCTCTTTTTCAAGGAACGCTGGTTTGGATTTGATGATGCTCTCTATGCAGGGGCTCGCCTGCTGGAGATTTTGGCTGCCGATACCCGGTCCTCGGGGGAAATATTTGCTGCCTTGCCAAATGGGGTAAGCACGCCGGAGTTGCGAATAGAGATGGCCGAGGGAGAGCATTTTCAGTTTATGGAAAAATTACTGCACCAAGCCGAGTTCCCGGAAGCTGCTGTAACCACCATCGACGGGCTACGGGTGGATTTTGAGGAGGGATGGGGGCTGGTCCGCCCTTCGAATACCACGCCTTGCTTAGTTTTACGGTTTGAGGCCAATGATGCTGAAGCCTTGGAGCGTATTGAAGATAACTTTAGGCGTTTACTATTGGAAGTAGATCCCAGTCTGATATTACCGTTTTAA
- the dut gene encoding dUTP diphosphatase translates to MPKVQLKILDSRLGTEFPLPDYATAGSAGLDLRACIERPLAILPGATQLIPTGLAIHIADPKFAAVLLPRSGLGHKQGIVLGNLVGLIDSDYQGELLISCWNRGTESFTLAVGERIAQMVFVPVVQMEFEQVEAFTATPRGEGGFGHTGRH, encoded by the coding sequence ATGCCAAAGGTCCAGCTTAAAATTCTAGATTCCCGCCTTGGAACGGAGTTCCCTCTGCCGGATTATGCCACTGCAGGATCAGCGGGGTTGGATCTACGGGCTTGTATAGAAAGGCCCCTAGCCATTTTACCTGGCGCTACCCAATTAATTCCTACGGGGCTAGCCATTCATATCGCTGATCCGAAGTTTGCCGCAGTGCTACTTCCCCGCTCCGGGTTGGGGCATAAACAAGGTATTGTGCTGGGTAATCTGGTGGGCCTTATTGATAGTGATTATCAGGGGGAGCTTCTGATTTCTTGCTGGAATCGGGGAACAGAGTCTTTTACCCTTGCTGTGGGGGAGCGAATTGCCCAGATGGTTTTTGTGCCAGTAGTGCAGATGGAATTCGAGCAGGTAGAAGCTTTTACTGCTACTCCGCGGGGAGAAGGGGGCTTTGGCCATACGGGCCGGCACTAA